In Microbispora sp. ZYX-F-249, one genomic interval encodes:
- a CDS encoding helix-turn-helix transcriptional regulator encodes MIAHRPPTISAWRPAVPGIAEVFHAHFTDHAYPAHTHDTWDLMILDDGAVDFGLDRRRHAAADLSAVLLLPPGVRHDGRTVTAAGFRKRVLYLDTTVLPERLAGRAVDAPILADPLLRHRIHRLHTAVGHPGEALEAESRLFLVAERLRFHLQAFRRRAPGREAHRLAIGLRELLDARVRAGLPLREAAALLHSHPTHLIRCFTQAYGLPPHAYLTGKRIELARRLLLSGQRPADVATSVGFHDQAHLNRHFTRHVGTTPARYARGITSRMSDHGVIIPDIGQRSSSV; translated from the coding sequence GTGATCGCTCACCGCCCGCCGACGATCAGCGCCTGGCGGCCGGCGGTGCCGGGCATCGCCGAGGTCTTCCACGCGCACTTCACCGATCACGCCTACCCGGCCCACACTCACGACACGTGGGACCTGATGATCCTCGACGACGGCGCGGTCGACTTCGGACTGGACCGTCGCCGGCACGCCGCCGCCGACCTCTCCGCCGTTCTGCTCCTGCCGCCCGGCGTCCGGCACGACGGCAGGACCGTCACCGCCGCCGGCTTCCGCAAGCGCGTGCTCTACCTGGACACCACCGTGCTGCCGGAACGCCTCGCCGGCCGGGCCGTGGACGCCCCGATCCTCGCCGACCCACTACTGCGTCACCGGATCCATCGGCTGCACACCGCCGTCGGTCATCCGGGAGAGGCGCTCGAGGCCGAATCGCGCCTGTTCCTCGTCGCGGAGAGGCTGCGCTTCCATCTTCAGGCGTTCCGGCGTCGGGCACCCGGCCGTGAGGCGCACCGGCTGGCCATCGGACTGCGCGAACTGCTGGACGCCCGGGTCCGGGCCGGCCTGCCGCTGCGGGAGGCGGCCGCCCTCCTCCACTCCCATCCGACGCACTTGATCCGCTGCTTCACACAGGCGTACGGCCTGCCGCCGCACGCCTATCTCACCGGCAAGCGCATCGAACTGGCGCGCAGGCTACTGCTGAGCGGCCAACGTCCGGCGGACGTGGCGACGAGCGTGGGATTCCACGACCAGGCGCACCTGAACCGGCACTTCACCCGGCACGTCGGCACCACACCCGCGCGCTACGCGAGAGGCATCACTAGCCGGATGTCCGATCACGGTGTGATAATCCCGGATATTGGACAGAGATCATCATCGGTGTGA
- a CDS encoding YbaB/EbfC family nucleoid-associated protein, with product MAGSAFDDFDVERFGQRADARIAAVERLQDTLSSLVGRARDEDGLVEVEFTGRGLSELELHPKAMRLSSGELAERIKETVRAASDDLYRQMNRAMAEVLGEEGDQTRFLNDPEAVLSQVREAESAFDRTAEDVLGELDRISRRLNL from the coding sequence ATGGCCGGCAGCGCATTCGACGACTTCGACGTGGAGCGGTTCGGCCAGCGCGCCGACGCCAGGATCGCGGCCGTCGAACGGCTTCAGGACACCCTTTCCTCACTCGTCGGCCGGGCCCGGGACGAGGACGGCCTGGTCGAGGTGGAGTTCACCGGCCGGGGGCTGAGCGAGCTGGAGCTTCACCCCAAGGCGATGCGGCTGAGCTCCGGCGAACTGGCCGAGCGGATCAAGGAGACCGTGCGCGCCGCGTCCGACGACCTGTACCGGCAGATGAACCGGGCCATGGCCGAGGTCCTCGGGGAGGAAGGAGACCAGACGAGGTTCCTGAACGACCCCGAGGCCGTGCTCAGCCAGGTCAGAGAGGCGGAGTCCGCCTTCGACCGCACCGCGGAGGACGTGCTGGGCGAGCTCGACCGGATCAGCCGCAGGCTGAACCTCTGA
- a CDS encoding WXG100 family type VII secretion target, producing MSHSGASQAQVSRHDLDEAITWIGDAAENIRGIQRYLDSAGENLKTHWQGESHHAFNKVHLLWHERMDVILGSLQTLAESIRANNKNYAEFNAQATAEINKIEALINQAPPASYSR from the coding sequence ATGTCGCACTCTGGCGCAAGCCAGGCTCAAGTCAGCCGGCACGACCTGGACGAGGCGATCACCTGGATCGGCGACGCGGCCGAGAACATCCGCGGCATCCAGCGTTACCTGGACAGTGCCGGCGAGAACCTCAAGACCCACTGGCAGGGCGAGTCGCACCACGCGTTCAACAAGGTGCACCTGCTGTGGCACGAGCGCATGGACGTCATCCTGGGCAGCCTGCAGACCCTCGCGGAGAGCATCAGGGCGAACAACAAGAACTACGCCGAGTTCAACGCGCAGGCGACCGCCGAGATCAACAAGATCGAGGCGCTCATCAACCAGGCCCCGCCCGCCTCGTACAGCCGCTGA
- a CDS encoding PadR family transcriptional regulator, with the protein MALRHAVLAALLDGELSGYQLAKAFDVGVANFWHALPQQLYAELAKLEREGLVAGRRVVQETRPAKRLFHVTDAGLAELERFAAAASKPSFIRDDLLVKVQAADHVDAGPLIRQVEERAAAAEAKIDLFRRILRKMRGDLGEEEFLRVGRRVGPYLTCLRGLAFEEGNRDWCLRTAAILRERRAAVPGEGTSAVPGGGTAAVPGEGTAPAPRDPEVARAGR; encoded by the coding sequence ATGGCCCTACGGCACGCCGTCCTCGCGGCGCTGCTCGACGGTGAGCTCAGCGGCTACCAGCTGGCCAAGGCGTTCGACGTCGGTGTGGCGAACTTCTGGCACGCCCTGCCCCAGCAGCTGTACGCCGAGCTGGCCAAGCTGGAGCGGGAAGGGCTGGTCGCGGGGCGGCGGGTGGTCCAGGAGACCCGGCCCGCCAAGCGCCTCTTCCACGTCACGGACGCCGGGCTCGCCGAGCTGGAGCGGTTCGCGGCGGCCGCGTCGAAGCCGTCGTTCATCCGCGACGACCTGCTCGTCAAGGTGCAGGCGGCCGACCACGTCGACGCCGGGCCGCTGATCCGGCAGGTCGAGGAGAGGGCCGCCGCGGCCGAGGCCAAGATCGATCTGTTCCGGCGGATCCTGCGCAAGATGCGCGGCGACCTGGGCGAGGAGGAGTTCCTCCGCGTGGGCCGGCGCGTGGGGCCGTACCTGACCTGCCTGCGCGGTCTGGCCTTCGAGGAGGGCAACCGCGACTGGTGCCTGCGGACCGCGGCGATCCTGCGGGAGAGGAGGGCGGCCGTGCCGGGCGAGGGAACTTCAGCAGTGCCGGGCGGAGGGACGGCGGCCGTGCCAGGAGAGGGGACCGCGCCGGCCCCCCGAGACCCGGAGGTGGCCCGTGCCGGACGGTGA
- a CDS encoding WXG100 family type VII secretion target — protein sequence MGAEAGWEPIKVYASLDGLDPENLSREQIKQKLDAASPDAVRRAGRAFIDAADLVGGKVGGNGPSETGIQAALSRTAKELASVWRGPAAEQVQSALRALYATAGALGDAMTASGAAMSWYADVVSDAKTNFPAAPGGSDQGAGGGTGGTPSPTPSPSASPSASPRSFPTPSPSPGPSPYLTGDEAARAHFRKLNQQIQEANNAFAEGLAFELPAVEPLHIDLTDSPRIRVGGTGAPTTTSDGVWHGGSHGDGTTGSGSTGSGSGGSGSGAGSGGGGHSGGGSGGTDGSGSGGTGSGGTGSGGGGADGSGGTGDPGTGGLPGAGGAPGAGQPGTGQPGGSGDGSGTAPAVIGGGSTDLATTHPLPGATAPAGTTPNGLTGYPDPRIPVPTAGPTGTLPPGGVIGVYGGARTGYGAGVAGEAGGLLGGYRTGQGGPGSSFLPYAPAAGGAGTGNQDEREREIYDPEPDVWRVTSTTSPDRIG from the coding sequence ATGGGGGCCGAAGCCGGCTGGGAGCCGATCAAGGTGTACGCGAGCCTCGACGGGCTCGACCCGGAGAACCTCTCCCGGGAGCAGATCAAGCAGAAGCTGGACGCCGCCAGTCCCGACGCGGTCCGCCGGGCCGGTCGGGCGTTCATCGACGCCGCCGACCTGGTGGGCGGGAAGGTCGGCGGCAACGGGCCGTCCGAGACGGGCATCCAGGCGGCCCTGAGCAGGACCGCCAAGGAACTGGCCTCCGTCTGGCGCGGTCCCGCCGCCGAGCAGGTGCAGTCCGCCCTCCGCGCGCTCTACGCCACGGCGGGCGCGCTCGGCGACGCCATGACCGCGAGCGGAGCGGCGATGTCCTGGTACGCGGACGTGGTCAGCGACGCGAAGACGAACTTCCCGGCCGCCCCGGGCGGTTCGGACCAGGGCGCGGGCGGCGGCACGGGCGGGACCCCCTCGCCCACCCCTTCCCCCTCGGCTTCCCCCTCCGCCTCGCCCCGGAGCTTCCCCACGCCCTCCCCCTCTCCCGGCCCCTCGCCCTACCTCACCGGGGACGAGGCGGCGAGGGCCCACTTCCGCAAGCTCAACCAGCAGATCCAGGAGGCGAACAACGCCTTCGCCGAGGGGCTGGCCTTCGAGCTGCCCGCCGTCGAGCCGCTGCACATCGACCTCACGGATTCCCCGCGCATCCGCGTGGGCGGGACGGGTGCGCCCACCACGACCTCCGACGGCGTGTGGCACGGCGGCTCGCACGGTGACGGCACAACCGGCTCGGGCTCCACGGGGTCCGGGTCCGGCGGCTCGGGATCCGGCGCGGGATCCGGCGGGGGCGGCCACTCGGGCGGCGGTTCCGGGGGCACGGACGGTTCGGGCTCCGGCGGCACCGGCAGCGGCGGCACCGGCTCCGGGGGCGGCGGCGCGGACGGGTCCGGCGGCACGGGCGACCCCGGCACGGGCGGCCTCCCCGGCGCCGGCGGCGCACCGGGTGCGGGACAGCCCGGCACGGGACAGCCGGGCGGTTCCGGTGACGGCTCGGGCACGGCTCCGGCCGTGATCGGCGGCGGCTCGACGGACCTGGCGACCACCCATCCCCTGCCCGGCGCCACGGCCCCCGCGGGCACCACGCCCAACGGGCTCACCGGCTACCCGGACCCGCGGATCCCCGTTCCGACGGCCGGACCGACCGGCACGCTGCCGCCCGGCGGCGTGATCGGCGTGTACGGCGGGGCGCGCACCGGCTACGGCGCGGGAGTCGCCGGAGAGGCCGGCGGCCTCCTGGGCGGCTACCGGACCGGCCAGGGCGGCCCGGGCTCGTCCTTCCTCCCCTACGCGCCCGCGGCGGGCGGCGCCGGGACGGGCAACCAGGACGAGCGCGAGCGGGAGATCTACGACCCCGAGCCGGACGTCTGGCGGGTGACGAGCACGACCAGCCCCGACCGCATCGGCTAG
- a CDS encoding YbaB/EbfC family nucleoid-associated protein: MNTTGGQAPDAAGMRAYAEELRATFLRLQEEAPALHERARAVQVTEKSRDGLVAATVGANGELIRLDLDPRIYRRQDARGLADAITRTIHAAVARAQDRVVEIFAPIIPADQMRAHIEGDLDAVLEQMSTRLPKPPGER, encoded by the coding sequence GTGAACACGACGGGGGGACAGGCGCCGGACGCCGCCGGGATGCGGGCGTACGCCGAGGAGCTGCGGGCCACGTTCCTGCGCCTGCAGGAGGAGGCGCCCGCGCTGCACGAGAGGGCGCGCGCCGTGCAGGTGACGGAGAAGTCGCGTGACGGGCTGGTGGCGGCCACGGTCGGCGCGAACGGCGAGCTGATCAGGCTGGACCTCGACCCGCGCATCTACCGGCGGCAGGACGCGCGCGGCCTGGCCGACGCCATCACCCGGACCATCCACGCCGCCGTGGCCAGGGCCCAGGACCGGGTCGTCGAGATCTTCGCGCCGATCATCCCCGCCGACCAGATGAGGGCGCACATCGAGGGGGATCTCGACGCCGTGCTGGAGCAGATGTCCACGCGGTTGCCGAAACCGCCGGGGGAGAGATGA
- a CDS encoding YbaB/EbfC family nucleoid-associated protein — MRNTAAFNEGRDGDVAGLVREVQGRVGALADLLHGLSDEVIEGTDATGSVVARVSGAGRLLGLTVDPRAMRDLDHVAMSAAIRGAIGAARSEVGERLGKAMADFTGDFTAGSGDEPPRGDPLAPYVRALLREE; from the coding sequence GTGAGGAACACGGCCGCGTTCAACGAGGGCAGGGACGGCGACGTCGCCGGGCTGGTGCGGGAGGTCCAGGGCCGCGTCGGCGCGCTCGCCGACCTGCTCCACGGGCTGAGCGACGAGGTGATCGAGGGGACCGACGCCACGGGCTCCGTGGTGGCCCGGGTCTCCGGAGCCGGCCGCCTGCTGGGGCTGACCGTCGATCCGCGCGCGATGCGCGACCTCGACCACGTCGCGATGTCCGCCGCGATCCGGGGCGCGATCGGCGCCGCGCGGAGCGAGGTGGGCGAGCGGCTGGGAAAGGCCATGGCGGACTTCACGGGGGACTTCACGGCGGGCTCCGGCGACGAGCCTCCGCGCGGCGACCCGCTCGCCCCGTACGTCCGGGCGCTGTTGCGGGAGGAGTGA
- a CDS encoding cupin domain-containing protein codes for MPMSLDAVNIADKLSQIDELWTQKKIAALNDYEVKLAKLKGEFVWHTHPETDELFVVVSGRLTIRLREGDVVLEPGDLYVVPRGVEHCPVAEEETAVMLVEPTGTLNTGDAGGPMTRAAEPLA; via the coding sequence ATGCCCATGTCCCTCGACGCCGTCAACATCGCCGACAAGCTCTCCCAGATCGACGAGCTGTGGACGCAGAAGAAGATCGCCGCGCTCAACGACTACGAGGTCAAGCTCGCCAAGCTGAAGGGAGAGTTCGTCTGGCACACCCACCCGGAGACCGACGAGTTGTTCGTGGTCGTCAGCGGCCGGCTCACCATCCGGCTCCGGGAAGGGGACGTCGTCCTCGAACCCGGGGATCTCTACGTGGTGCCCCGTGGTGTCGAGCACTGCCCCGTGGCCGAGGAGGAGACGGCCGTCATGCTGGTGGAGCCGACCGGCACGCTCAACACCGGTGACGCGGGAGGACCGATGACCAGGGCCGCCGAGCCCCTCGCGTAG
- a CDS encoding WXG100 family type VII secretion target, with the protein MAERKMPIRAAIDASDPGVVMLETLRTSLEKTDPELIRAASGEFKGVHDKLKSVVETLDRHLDSLDKHWTTGEDAKQVKEQLRRLRASTVAVMTAIVDTSAAAGQSGSPSARGVVPALDVYASSLNQFRGENVPEPTKSDIDWYDAAVEAGAVGAAGGAIAGSPFAGVGAIPGAVIGGVGGFIVGGLAGAIGSAFGDGPFLNLFGESKEEKDMKAAEEHLKKLTQATQAANALFPESLDTDVPKFDMTPPTYDPLSGPGTTLPSGSVPTDVRGWQNPASLGDLGTGSGPDGLGDGGFPGWNGTGDPYGPGGPGGGIGTGPDGTGLDGTGLDGTGPGGGLNGGVGAPGLNGSGSNGAGANGTRLDDAGLGGTSLSGHTPQTGVPNGLTGAAGSGPGTGYGGGGYGAGGGSGAGPGIGAGGVGGGGAASRAAGSGMVPMAPHGAGGGGERQERERTTWLLEDEDFFVSDQPTTSARIDKA; encoded by the coding sequence GTGGCGGAGCGGAAGATGCCGATCAGGGCGGCGATCGACGCGTCCGATCCGGGCGTCGTCATGCTGGAGACGCTGCGCACCTCGCTCGAGAAGACCGACCCCGAGCTCATCAGGGCGGCCTCGGGCGAGTTCAAGGGCGTGCACGACAAGCTCAAGTCCGTGGTCGAGACGCTCGACAGGCACCTGGACTCGCTCGACAAGCACTGGACGACCGGTGAGGACGCCAAGCAGGTCAAGGAGCAGCTCCGCCGGCTCAGGGCCTCCACGGTCGCGGTGATGACCGCGATCGTGGACACCTCCGCCGCCGCGGGGCAGTCGGGGTCGCCCTCGGCTCGCGGCGTGGTGCCCGCGCTGGACGTCTACGCCAGTTCCCTCAACCAGTTCCGGGGCGAGAACGTCCCCGAGCCCACGAAGAGCGACATCGACTGGTACGACGCGGCCGTGGAGGCGGGAGCGGTCGGCGCGGCCGGCGGCGCCATCGCCGGCTCCCCCTTCGCGGGCGTCGGAGCCATCCCCGGCGCGGTCATCGGCGGCGTGGGCGGGTTCATCGTCGGCGGCCTGGCCGGCGCGATCGGCTCGGCCTTCGGCGACGGCCCCTTCCTCAACCTCTTCGGGGAGTCGAAGGAGGAGAAGGACATGAAGGCGGCCGAGGAGCACCTCAAGAAGCTCACGCAGGCGACGCAGGCCGCCAACGCCCTCTTCCCCGAGTCGCTCGACACCGACGTGCCGAAGTTCGACATGACGCCCCCGACGTACGACCCGCTGTCCGGTCCGGGGACGACCCTCCCGAGCGGATCGGTCCCCACGGACGTGCGTGGCTGGCAGAACCCCGCCTCGCTCGGCGACCTCGGCACGGGCTCCGGCCCGGACGGCCTCGGCGACGGCGGCTTCCCCGGCTGGAACGGCACGGGCGACCCGTACGGACCGGGCGGCCCGGGCGGCGGGATCGGCACGGGACCGGACGGCACAGGACTGGACGGCACTGGATTGGACGGCACTGGGCCGGGCGGCGGGCTGAACGGCGGCGTCGGCGCCCCCGGACTGAACGGCTCAGGATCGAACGGCGCGGGCGCGAACGGCACGCGGCTGGACGACGCCGGCCTCGGCGGCACCAGCCTCTCCGGCCACACCCCGCAGACCGGCGTCCCCAACGGCCTGACCGGCGCCGCCGGCTCGGGCCCCGGCACCGGGTACGGCGGTGGCGGGTACGGCGCGGGCGGCGGTTCCGGCGCGGGCCCGGGGATCGGCGCCGGGGGCGTGGGCGGGGGCGGAGCGGCGTCACGCGCCGCGGGCAGCGGCATGGTCCCGATGGCCCCGCACGGCGCGGGCGGGGGCGGCGAGCGCCAGGAGCGCGAGCGCACCACCTGGCTGCTCGAAGACGAGGACTTCTTCGTCAGCGACCAGCCGACCACGTCCGCGCGCATCGACAAGGCATAA
- a CDS encoding SseB family protein produces MEWAAGAFERRLGAAHDAGDLAVCLSMLRDTELALPLPPDGEPTWVKIAAPDRVWLPAYTSVEAMTAATGLSRARITSLVELAAGWPDPHWGLAVNPGLPLRFLLEPGTVARLAVPTLAQDRMAEPEPALPVVQKPLTPGESHGYLGKGESRVSGYCHHALDVAHVATPAVLVDMLGRRADEDLLTGDGSVVLLRWRTVGLNLYRTPYGGTDEAGMAAVAGWVVEEPPFAGMGLAPNADHPVREYKVDAVRLPHGSEIVELTTAGTEIVRAVYDGDLGRWGPGEPAAASLSSYRARWRGADHPANPDPGHDGLLIRLLRDEPADGFEERAPGRFVRSVPAEECEAVFHVTRRCEWRGAPCLVRAERAGELLLEYTGGRLPVARALGMERIERGVHRRWVARAEVGEPREHAELLDLGLTR; encoded by the coding sequence ATGGAGTGGGCGGCAGGCGCGTTCGAGCGGCGGCTCGGGGCGGCGCACGACGCGGGCGACCTCGCGGTCTGCCTGAGCATGCTCAGGGACACCGAGCTGGCGCTGCCCCTGCCGCCGGACGGCGAGCCCACCTGGGTGAAGATCGCCGCGCCCGATCGGGTGTGGCTGCCCGCCTACACCTCCGTCGAGGCCATGACGGCGGCCACGGGCCTGTCACGCGCCCGGATCACCTCGCTGGTCGAACTGGCCGCCGGCTGGCCCGACCCGCACTGGGGCCTCGCCGTCAACCCCGGCCTGCCGCTGCGCTTCCTGCTCGAACCGGGGACCGTCGCCAGGCTGGCGGTCCCCACACTCGCGCAGGACCGCATGGCGGAGCCCGAGCCGGCGCTGCCGGTCGTGCAGAAACCGCTGACGCCGGGGGAGTCGCACGGCTACCTCGGGAAGGGGGAGTCGCGCGTCTCCGGCTACTGCCACCACGCGCTCGACGTGGCGCACGTGGCGACGCCCGCCGTGCTCGTGGACATGCTGGGCCGCCGGGCCGACGAGGACCTGCTCACCGGCGACGGCTCGGTGGTCCTCCTGCGCTGGCGTACGGTCGGGCTCAACCTCTACCGCACGCCGTACGGCGGGACCGACGAGGCGGGCATGGCGGCGGTGGCCGGCTGGGTCGTCGAGGAGCCGCCGTTCGCCGGCATGGGTCTCGCGCCGAACGCCGACCATCCGGTCCGCGAGTACAAGGTGGACGCCGTACGGCTGCCGCACGGCTCGGAGATCGTCGAGCTGACCACGGCGGGGACCGAGATCGTGCGCGCGGTCTACGACGGCGACCTCGGCCGCTGGGGGCCGGGTGAGCCGGCCGCCGCCTCCCTGAGCTCCTATCGGGCGCGCTGGCGGGGGGCCGATCACCCGGCCAACCCCGACCCCGGGCACGACGGGCTGCTGATCCGGCTGCTCCGCGACGAGCCGGCCGACGGGTTCGAGGAGCGGGCGCCGGGCCGCTTCGTCCGGTCCGTGCCGGCCGAGGAGTGCGAGGCCGTCTTCCACGTCACCCGCAGGTGCGAGTGGCGCGGCGCCCCCTGCCTCGTACGCGCCGAGCGCGCGGGTGAGCTGCTGCTCGAATACACCGGCGGGCGGCTGCCGGTCGCGCGGGCGCTGGGCATGGAACGGATCGAGCGGGGCGTCCACCGGCGATGGGTGGCCCGCGCCGAGGTGGGCGAGCCGCGCGAGCACGCCGAACTCCTCGACCTGGGACTCACGCGTTAG
- a CDS encoding YbaB/EbfC family nucleoid-associated protein, whose amino-acid sequence MRELRARMERLSAAAAWMDELAAEWSTREYAGSADGGRITATVDAVGTLRALDIHPLSMRGLDSRSLAEAVLKAVRRAEAAAEAAKEEVLRGGLDAAGLPHVAGLLDEARRDFDERASPESVHRP is encoded by the coding sequence ATGCGTGAGCTCCGGGCGCGCATGGAACGGCTGTCGGCGGCGGCCGCGTGGATGGACGAACTCGCGGCCGAGTGGAGCACGCGCGAGTACGCCGGGAGCGCCGACGGGGGCCGGATCACCGCGACCGTCGACGCCGTCGGCACGCTGCGCGCCCTCGACATCCACCCGCTCAGCATGCGCGGGCTCGACAGCCGCTCGCTGGCCGAGGCCGTCCTGAAGGCCGTACGCCGGGCCGAGGCGGCCGCGGAGGCCGCGAAGGAGGAGGTGCTGCGCGGCGGGCTCGACGCCGCGGGCCTGCCCCACGTGGCCGGTCTCCTCGACGAGGCCCGCCGCGACTTCGACGAGCGGGCGTCGCCGGAAAGCGTCCATCGGCCCTGA
- a CDS encoding PepSY-associated TM helix domain-containing protein gives MTSTDAGVQRAVDPARPPRPRRATWTALRPLVLRLHFYAGILIAPFLLVAAATGLLYAASFQIENVVYRHELTAPVSRTSVPLSEQVTAARQALPEGKVTAVRPAAEPGLTTRVLMDVPNLPESTQMAVFVDPGTGQVRGTLESYGGSGALPVRAWISDLHRHLHLGEPGRIYSELAASWLWVVALGGLALWLSRRRRDGRRLRGLFAPDRAATGLRRTLSWHGSVGLWAALGVLFLSATGLTWSKYAGENIGELRTRFGWATPSISTDLGEHAGHTGHAGHVAGGGRAGATTDVGIDKITQAAASWRLSGPLEIVPPAEPGAAYVVKEIRKTAPTRLDQLAFDPASGQIVGELRFADYPLAAKLTEWGIDAHMGLLFGPANQIVLAAIAAGLITLIVLGYRMWWRRRPTRGFGRPYPRGGWRDAHWGVLAPLALFALVVGYFLPLMGISLAAFLVIDILLGLRSRVAG, from the coding sequence ATGACTTCTACCGACGCCGGCGTTCAGCGTGCCGTCGATCCGGCCCGGCCTCCCCGTCCCAGGCGTGCGACCTGGACGGCGCTGCGCCCGCTGGTGCTGCGCCTGCACTTCTACGCCGGAATCCTCATCGCCCCCTTCCTGCTCGTCGCCGCGGCCACGGGCCTGCTGTACGCCGCCTCTTTCCAGATCGAGAACGTCGTCTACCGGCACGAGCTGACCGCACCGGTGAGCCGGACCAGCGTTCCTCTGAGCGAGCAGGTCACCGCGGCTCGCCAGGCGCTCCCCGAAGGGAAGGTCACCGCGGTACGACCCGCGGCCGAGCCCGGCCTGACCACCCGGGTACTGATGGATGTGCCGAACCTGCCAGAAAGCACTCAGATGGCGGTCTTCGTCGACCCCGGGACCGGTCAGGTGCGCGGCACGCTGGAAAGCTACGGCGGCTCCGGCGCGCTGCCCGTACGCGCCTGGATCTCCGACCTGCACCGTCACCTCCACCTGGGAGAGCCCGGCCGGATCTACAGCGAGCTGGCCGCCAGCTGGCTGTGGGTCGTCGCCCTCGGCGGGCTGGCGCTGTGGCTGAGCAGGCGGCGCCGCGACGGCCGCCGTCTGCGCGGCCTGTTCGCTCCCGACCGCGCCGCCACCGGACTGCGCCGCACACTGTCCTGGCACGGCTCGGTGGGCCTGTGGGCCGCGCTGGGCGTGCTGTTCCTGTCCGCCACCGGCCTGACCTGGTCGAAGTACGCCGGAGAGAACATCGGCGAGCTGCGCACGAGGTTCGGCTGGGCGACTCCGTCGATCAGCACCGACCTCGGTGAGCACGCCGGGCACACGGGGCACGCCGGGCACGTCGCGGGCGGCGGCCGGGCCGGCGCGACCACGGACGTGGGAATCGACAAAATCACGCAGGCGGCGGCCAGCTGGCGGCTGTCCGGCCCGCTGGAGATCGTCCCGCCGGCCGAGCCCGGGGCCGCCTACGTGGTCAAGGAGATCCGCAAGACCGCTCCCACACGACTGGACCAGCTGGCGTTCGACCCGGCGAGCGGGCAGATCGTGGGCGAGTTGCGGTTCGCCGACTACCCGCTGGCCGCCAAGCTCACCGAGTGGGGCATCGACGCGCACATGGGGCTGCTGTTCGGCCCGGCCAACCAGATCGTCCTGGCCGCCATCGCGGCCGGGCTCATCACGCTGATCGTGCTGGGCTACCGGATGTGGTGGCGGCGCCGTCCGACCCGCGGGTTCGGCAGGCCCTACCCGCGAGGTGGTTGGCGGGATGCGCACTGGGGAGTCCTGGCACCGTTGGCCCTGTTCGCCCTCGTCGTGGGGTACTTCCTGCCCCTGATGGGCATCTCTTTGGCCGCGTTCCTGGTGATCGACATCCTGCTCGGGCTCCGATCCAGGGTCGCCGGCTAG
- a CDS encoding WXG100 family type VII secretion target, translating to MVDFDITKVNFSGLDSGETEFQNAFNRLVTELENLENKLNTKTAIWQGGAKDAYDQTRRIWQQEAKGLADIVSLLAKNINITNMNMQDVERINAAMFDGK from the coding sequence ATGGTGGACTTCGACATCACCAAGGTCAACTTCAGTGGTCTCGACTCAGGCGAGACCGAGTTCCAGAACGCCTTCAACCGGCTGGTCACCGAGCTGGAGAACCTGGAGAACAAGCTCAACACCAAGACCGCCATCTGGCAGGGCGGCGCCAAGGACGCCTACGACCAGACCCGGCGGATCTGGCAGCAGGAGGCCAAGGGCCTGGCGGACATCGTCTCGCTGCTGGCGAAGAACATCAACATCACCAACATGAACATGCAGGACGTGGAGCGGATCAACGCGGCCATGTTCGACGGCAAGTGA